TGCTGGGATTCGACCCCGGTCCCAGTGACGGGATCGTGGGCCCCAAGACGAGGAACGCGGTCAAGGCCTACCAGGGCAGCAAGAACCTGACGGCCGACGGCATCGTCGGGCCCATCACCCGCAAGGCCCTGGCGGAGGACCT
Above is a genomic segment from Streptomyces glaucescens containing:
- a CDS encoding peptidoglycan-binding domain-containing protein — protein: MASFNLRSPHAIQEALKVLGFDPGPSDGIVGPKTRNAVKAYQGSKNLTADGIVGPITRKALAEDLRALGHDVTE